A single genomic interval of Fibrobacter sp. UWB13 harbors:
- the gatA gene encoding Asp-tRNA(Asn)/Glu-tRNA(Gln) amidotransferase subunit GatA gives MQTIQELQAQLANGSTTAEKLAQASLEKIESTKNLNAYISVLNDRALERAKESDKRRAEGKSLGALDGIPVAVKDNMCLNGTRTTAASKILDNFVAPYTATALEKLEAAGAIIVGKTNMDEFAMGSSNETSYYGPVKNPLDESRVPGGSSGGSAVAVASGTVPCALGSDTGGSIRQPAACTGVVGLKPTYGRVSRYGLLAYASSLDQIGPFGATVRDCATLLGAICGIDPHDNTTSTRPTEDFTAKLGTGVKGKVIGVPKEYFGEGLDAECKAAIENMLKKMEAEGATIKEVSLPHISYAVSSYYIIATAEASSNLSRYDGVRYGYRSPEARKLFDLYAKSRSEGFGKEVQRRILLGSYVLSAGFYDAYYVQAQKVRRLITDDFTEAFKTCDVIASPTMPGLPLKCGMNESDPMAVYLSDIYTVSLNLAGLPGVSVPCGMAGGLPVGLQWIGKPFQEADLLAVAEATERLNK, from the coding sequence ATGCAGACTATTCAGGAACTTCAGGCTCAACTTGCAAACGGCAGCACCACTGCCGAAAAGCTCGCACAGGCCTCCCTCGAAAAAATTGAATCTACAAAGAATTTGAACGCCTATATCTCGGTGCTGAACGACCGCGCTCTTGAACGCGCTAAGGAAAGCGACAAGCGCCGCGCCGAAGGCAAGTCTCTGGGCGCCCTCGATGGCATCCCGGTCGCCGTGAAGGACAACATGTGCTTGAACGGCACCCGCACTACAGCCGCCTCCAAGATTCTCGATAACTTCGTTGCCCCCTACACTGCAACAGCACTCGAAAAGCTCGAAGCCGCAGGCGCCATCATCGTCGGCAAGACGAACATGGACGAATTCGCCATGGGTTCCAGCAACGAAACCTCTTACTACGGCCCGGTCAAGAATCCGCTCGACGAATCCCGCGTTCCGGGTGGCTCCTCGGGTGGTTCCGCAGTCGCCGTCGCCTCTGGCACGGTTCCTTGCGCTCTCGGTTCCGACACGGGTGGATCCATCCGCCAGCCGGCTGCCTGCACGGGTGTCGTCGGTTTAAAGCCGACTTACGGCCGCGTTTCCCGTTACGGTCTCCTCGCCTACGCAAGCTCTCTTGACCAGATTGGTCCGTTCGGTGCAACCGTTCGTGACTGCGCAACGCTCCTCGGTGCAATTTGCGGCATTGACCCGCACGACAACACCACCAGCACTCGCCCGACCGAAGACTTTACCGCAAAGCTCGGCACCGGAGTTAAGGGCAAGGTCATCGGCGTTCCGAAGGAATACTTTGGCGAAGGCCTCGATGCAGAATGCAAGGCCGCCATCGAAAACATGCTTAAGAAGATGGAAGCCGAAGGCGCCACGATCAAGGAAGTGAGCCTCCCGCACATCAGCTATGCAGTTTCGAGCTACTACATCATTGCAACGGCAGAAGCAAGCTCCAACCTCAGCCGCTACGACGGCGTGCGTTACGGCTACCGCAGTCCCGAAGCTCGTAAGCTCTTCGACCTTTACGCCAAGTCCCGCAGCGAAGGTTTCGGCAAGGAAGTGCAACGCCGCATCCTCCTCGGAAGCTACGTTCTCTCCGCCGGTTTCTATGACGCTTACTACGTGCAGGCCCAGAAGGTTCGCCGCCTCATTACGGACGACTTCACCGAAGCCTTCAAGACTTGCGACGTGATTGCAAGCCCGACGATGCCGGGTCTCCCGCTCAAGTGCGGCATGAACGAATCTGATCCTATGGCCGTTTACCTCTCCGACATCTACACCGTTAGCTTGAACCTCGCCGGTCTCCCGGGCGTGAGCGTTCCGTGCGGTATGGCAGGCGGACTCCCGGTTGGCCTCCAGTGGATTGGCAAGCCGTTCCAGGAAGCAGACTTGCTCGCAGTCGCCGAAGCAACCGAGCGTTTGAACAAGTAA
- a CDS encoding DUF4321 domain-containing protein encodes MTHKNSLARVVLFIFVGLILGGIMSEALGALFGELGVLLNAGGYDNSVHHIFTAAADYSIGFSGDTPQPVVIDLYLVKFALGFGFKVNALSAVGMGLALYIMKWSGER; translated from the coding sequence ATGACTCACAAGAACTCATTGGCACGTGTCGTCCTCTTTATTTTTGTCGGCCTCATTTTAGGCGGCATCATGAGCGAAGCTCTCGGAGCTTTGTTTGGCGAACTCGGAGTCCTCTTGAACGCCGGTGGATACGATAACAGCGTTCACCACATTTTTACTGCGGCTGCCGATTACAGTATCGGTTTTTCTGGCGATACCCCGCAGCCCGTCGTCATTGATTTGTACCTCGTCAAATTTGCGCTTGGTTTTGGCTTCAAGGTGAATGCCCTAAGTGCAGTTGGCATGGGTTTAGCTCTTTACATCATGAAATGGTCCGGAGAAAGATAA
- a CDS encoding cation diffusion facilitator family transporter → MAKNCNEEKHNEENRNKVIVKTSVVGIVTNVILASVKAVIGLMANSIAVVLDAVNNLSDALSSIITIVGNKLSRKLPNEKHPLGYGRIEYLTAMLIASIVIYAGITSCVESVKKIIHPEEADYSTVSLIIIAIAVVVKFVLGRYVKSQGERVNSGSLIASGSDALFDAILSLSVLASALIFIFTGLSLEAYVGVLISIFIIKAGFEMLKDTVSDLLGKKNDNELTKQIKSLIRSEEGVHGAYDLVINDYGPEKKLASVHVELPDTMTVADLDSLTRKLEKKVYCETGVILTAIGVYSYNTQNDESAKIRDTILDKVKSHDWALQMHGFYVDIEAKEMRFDVVIKFGVNAQEALDTIKSEAAELYPDFTIQVSPDIDLG, encoded by the coding sequence ATGGCAAAGAACTGCAATGAAGAAAAGCACAACGAAGAAAACCGCAATAAGGTCATCGTCAAGACTAGCGTTGTCGGGATTGTCACCAACGTCATTCTCGCGAGCGTCAAGGCGGTTATCGGCCTTATGGCTAATTCCATTGCCGTTGTTCTCGATGCCGTAAACAACCTCTCGGACGCGCTCTCGTCCATCATCACAATTGTCGGCAACAAGCTCTCGCGAAAATTGCCCAACGAAAAGCACCCGCTCGGTTACGGTCGCATTGAATACCTGACCGCCATGCTCATCGCCTCCATCGTGATTTACGCGGGCATCACCTCTTGCGTGGAATCGGTCAAGAAAATCATCCACCCCGAAGAAGCCGACTACTCCACCGTTTCGCTTATCATCATCGCCATCGCCGTGGTCGTGAAATTCGTCCTCGGTCGTTACGTGAAATCGCAAGGCGAGCGCGTGAATTCCGGTTCACTCATCGCCTCCGGCTCCGATGCTCTCTTTGACGCCATCCTCTCCCTTTCCGTTCTCGCCTCCGCACTCATCTTCATTTTCACAGGTCTCTCGCTCGAAGCCTACGTCGGCGTTCTGATTTCCATCTTCATTATCAAGGCCGGCTTTGAAATGTTGAAGGACACCGTGAGCGACTTGCTCGGCAAGAAAAATGATAACGAACTCACCAAGCAAATCAAGAGCCTCATCCGCAGCGAAGAAGGCGTCCACGGAGCATACGATCTCGTCATCAACGATTACGGTCCCGAAAAGAAACTTGCCTCCGTGCACGTGGAACTCCCCGACACCATGACTGTCGCCGACCTGGATTCCCTCACGCGCAAGCTCGAAAAGAAGGTCTATTGCGAAACAGGCGTCATCCTCACCGCTATCGGCGTTTACTCTTACAACACCCAAAACGACGAATCCGCCAAAATCCGCGACACGATTTTAGACAAAGTCAAGTCACACGATTGGGCGCTCCAGATGCACGGTTTTTACGTGGACATCGAAGCCAAGGAAATGCGCTTTGACGTGGTCATCAAATTCGGCGTGAACGCACAGGAAGCCCTCGATACAATCAAGAGCGAAGCGGCTGAGCTCTACCCCGACTTCACGATACAGGTTTCACCCGATATCGATTTGGGGTAA
- a CDS encoding expansin-like protein — protein sequence MNKRSRSSWLLAAVLAGSFVVPFAFVACGDSSDGSPVAVGEGSSSSEMLAESSSSQESAKPLSSSAQKNASSSSVKSESSSSEKSAEFSSEKVTQSSSSSAEKAAESSSSEKPAESSDSGVCTNCDSYTAADPTLVENGGKGSVTTYGSITAKETSLGGACNYGQTNIQYYAAIHVNVSPGDDKGPWDGGMACGGCVHVKAKTPDGWKEVTVRITDRCPDANCGVDLGGAPASDIMGIQVGRYYGEWEFVSCEGIEGVWGDSTSIWVKEGASSYWSIIQVRNPKDAVRKIVFNEVDGDKTYPLEFVVGTENFWTVPKEVLQSEKSYSVVVTYRSGTDDEWILKGSDLAVPEANLYLYEHRKK from the coding sequence ATGAATAAAAGGTCACGTTCGAGTTGGTTGTTGGCGGCTGTGCTCGCAGGTTCGTTTGTGGTGCCGTTTGCGTTTGTGGCGTGTGGCGATTCGTCTGATGGCTCGCCGGTTGCGGTGGGTGAGGGCTCCTCTTCTTCTGAGATGCTGGCTGAATCTTCGTCTTCTCAAGAATCCGCGAAGCCATTGAGCAGCTCTGCCCAAAAAAACGCAAGTTCATCGTCGGTGAAGTCCGAAAGCTCGAGCTCGGAAAAGTCTGCGGAATTTTCTTCTGAAAAGGTCACGCAATCATCAAGCTCTAGTGCCGAGAAGGCCGCAGAATCGTCTTCTTCCGAGAAGCCTGCGGAATCGTCGGATAGCGGTGTTTGCACGAACTGCGATAGCTATACGGCGGCAGACCCGACGCTTGTGGAAAACGGCGGTAAGGGCTCTGTGACAACTTACGGGAGCATCACTGCGAAAGAAACGAGTCTCGGTGGCGCCTGCAATTACGGACAGACGAATATCCAGTATTATGCGGCAATCCATGTGAATGTTTCTCCGGGGGATGATAAGGGCCCGTGGGATGGTGGCATGGCATGTGGCGGCTGCGTTCACGTGAAGGCGAAGACGCCGGATGGCTGGAAAGAGGTGACTGTGCGCATTACGGACCGTTGCCCGGATGCAAACTGCGGTGTGGATTTGGGCGGTGCGCCCGCTAGCGACATCATGGGAATCCAGGTCGGTCGTTATTACGGCGAATGGGAATTCGTGAGTTGCGAAGGAATCGAAGGCGTGTGGGGCGATTCCACATCCATCTGGGTTAAGGAAGGCGCTAGCTCGTACTGGAGCATTATTCAGGTTCGTAACCCGAAAGATGCTGTCCGCAAAATCGTGTTCAACGAGGTAGATGGCGACAAGACTTATCCGCTTGAATTTGTCGTCGGGACGGAAAACTTCTGGACTGTTCCGAAGGAAGTTCTGCAATCAGAAAAAAGTTACAGTGTGGTCGTTACTTATCGTAGCGGTACCGATGACGAATGGATTTTAAAGGGTTCTGATTTGGCGGTGCCGGAAGCGAACCTTTATTTGTACGAACACCGGAAGAAATAG